One Novosphingobium sp. EMRT-2 DNA segment encodes these proteins:
- a CDS encoding class I SAM-dependent methyltransferase, whose protein sequence is MASALPPAPSPPASPPTIFSPARRAALRARMRRLQQRPDAARYIMDDMVEDVLDRLSFLRHAPARALVIGDWTGTLATALAAQGCAVTRADPVPGPGERPIDEESPIPAGEGFDLVASLGTLDTVNDLPGALLHLRRALAPDGLAIMSFSGAGSLPALRAIMLAADGDRPAPRIHPQVNVRAGGQLLQRCGFAAPVIDSRSLPVRFGSLERLVGDVRAQGLGNCLARSGPPLGKAALARARAAFAGSADADGRVTETFEILTLSGWRT, encoded by the coding sequence ATGGCTTCCGCGCTTCCCCCCGCTCCCTCCCCGCCCGCGTCACCGCCGACCATCTTCTCGCCCGCCCGCCGCGCCGCGCTCCGCGCGCGGATGCGCCGGCTGCAGCAGCGCCCCGACGCGGCGCGCTATATCATGGATGACATGGTGGAGGACGTGCTCGACCGCCTGTCGTTCCTGCGCCACGCACCCGCCCGCGCGCTGGTGATCGGCGACTGGACCGGCACGCTCGCCACAGCACTGGCCGCGCAGGGCTGCGCCGTCACCCGCGCCGATCCCGTCCCCGGCCCCGGCGAAAGGCCAATCGACGAGGAAAGCCCCATCCCGGCGGGCGAAGGCTTCGACCTCGTCGCCAGCCTCGGCACGCTCGATACCGTAAACGACCTGCCCGGCGCGCTGCTGCACCTGCGCCGGGCGCTAGCGCCCGATGGCCTCGCGATCATGAGCTTCAGCGGCGCGGGCAGCCTCCCTGCCCTGCGCGCGATCATGCTGGCGGCGGACGGCGACCGCCCCGCCCCGCGCATCCATCCGCAAGTGAACGTGCGCGCCGGGGGGCAGCTCCTCCAGCGCTGCGGCTTTGCCGCCCCGGTGATCGACAGCCGCTCGCTACCCGTGCGCTTCGGCAGCCTGGAACGGCTGGTGGGCGACGTGCGGGCGCAGGGCCTTGGCAACTGCCTCGCCCGCTCCGGCCCGCCATTGGGCAAGGCGGCGCTGGCAAGGGCGCGGGCCGCTTTCGCCGGGAGCGCCGACGCGGACGGCCGCGTGACCGAGACGTTCGAAATCCTGACGCTCAGCGGATGGCGGACCTAA
- the glyS gene encoding glycine--tRNA ligase subunit beta — MTEFLLELRCEEIPARMQAGARASLEKLFRDHLAVAGLAVGDLTIWTTPRRLALIARGLPAATEAVSEEVKGPRTSAPEQALEGFLRKTGLTKDQLTERDGVWFAVSEKPGRATADVLAEAIPAIVRAFPWPKSQRWGAASLSTESLRWVRPLSAIVALLDGEVVDCEVGGIRAGRITRGHRFHAPGEITIDGVDDYAAKLREAHVLVDHAEREGIVREQARAVASAAGLTLVEDEGLVVENAGLTEWPVPLLGRFDAEFLEVPPEVIQLTARTNQKYFICRDADGKLANAFVCTANIVPSDGGAEIVAGNRKVLAARLSDARFFWQQDRKMPLSVHAEKLARITFHEKLGSVADKVERVAKLARWLVEEGIVGSNPAPATIVTPAHAGVSGGDAQRLGMPASAGMTKEQLADQAELAARLCKADLVTEMVGEFPELQGLMGGYYARAEGLPDAVADAIRDHYKPVGQGDEVPTAPVTVAVALADKLDTLVAMFSVGEAPTGSKDPFALRRAALGVINLILANSLRLSLKNTLKMPTSRMAAVPIHSTMEFTRDALVGALHLTDSDPESVAEVVRAKLVNEDRNSVFFNQIVKFIQRAFEGSNKLLAFFADRLKVQQREAGVRHDLIDAVFALGGEDDLVRLLARVHALQAFIGTEDGANLLAGYKRAANILKKEGFSAADIIPPDGEEDPLVMVDDPAFEGIADQMAHSPTMLAYTPEPAEQALIEALAVASPRAEAAVAAEDFTGAMAALATLRAPIDSFFETVTVNDADANKRANRLGLLDRFRAAVHKVADFGRIEG, encoded by the coding sequence ATGACTGAATTTCTCCTTGAACTGCGCTGCGAGGAAATTCCCGCGCGGATGCAGGCCGGCGCGCGCGCCTCGCTGGAAAAGCTGTTCCGCGATCACCTTGCCGTCGCCGGCCTCGCGGTGGGCGACCTTACCATCTGGACCACGCCGCGCCGCCTTGCGCTGATCGCGCGTGGCCTGCCCGCCGCGACCGAGGCGGTGAGCGAGGAAGTGAAGGGGCCGCGCACCTCCGCGCCCGAACAGGCGCTCGAAGGCTTCCTGCGCAAGACCGGACTGACCAAGGACCAGTTGACCGAGCGCGATGGCGTGTGGTTCGCGGTCAGCGAGAAGCCAGGCCGCGCCACCGCCGATGTGCTGGCGGAGGCGATCCCCGCCATCGTCCGCGCGTTTCCATGGCCCAAGAGCCAGCGCTGGGGTGCGGCCTCGCTCTCCACCGAAAGCCTGCGCTGGGTGCGCCCGCTCTCCGCGATCGTGGCGCTGCTCGATGGCGAAGTGGTTGATTGCGAGGTCGGCGGCATTCGCGCCGGCCGGATCACGCGCGGCCACCGCTTCCACGCGCCCGGCGAAATCACCATTGATGGCGTGGACGATTACGCGGCCAAGCTGCGCGAGGCGCATGTGCTGGTCGATCACGCGGAGCGCGAAGGCATCGTGCGCGAACAGGCGCGTGCCGTGGCCAGCGCCGCCGGGCTGACGCTGGTGGAGGATGAAGGGCTGGTGGTGGAAAACGCCGGCCTCACCGAATGGCCGGTGCCACTGTTGGGCCGCTTCGACGCGGAATTTCTTGAGGTTCCGCCAGAAGTCATCCAGCTAACCGCGCGGACCAACCAGAAATATTTCATCTGCCGCGACGCCGATGGAAAGCTCGCCAACGCCTTCGTCTGCACCGCCAACATCGTGCCGAGCGATGGCGGGGCGGAGATCGTTGCCGGCAACCGCAAGGTGCTGGCCGCCCGCCTTTCGGACGCGCGCTTCTTCTGGCAGCAGGACCGCAAGATGCCGCTTTCGGTTCACGCCGAGAAACTGGCGCGGATCACTTTCCACGAAAAGCTTGGCTCCGTCGCCGACAAGGTGGAGCGCGTGGCGAAGCTGGCGCGCTGGCTGGTGGAAGAGGGCATCGTAGGTTCCAATCCTGCCCCCGCAACCATCGTCACCCCAGCGCACGCTGGGGTCTCGGGCGGCGACGCGCAAAGACTCGGGATGCCAGCGTCCGCTGGCATGACGAAAGAGCAACTGGCGGACCAGGCTGAACTCGCCGCGCGGCTGTGCAAGGCCGATCTCGTTACCGAGATGGTCGGGGAATTCCCCGAACTCCAGGGCCTTATGGGCGGATACTACGCCCGCGCCGAAGGCCTGCCCGATGCCGTGGCCGACGCGATCCGCGATCACTACAAGCCGGTCGGGCAGGGCGACGAGGTGCCCACCGCGCCGGTAACGGTGGCCGTGGCGCTGGCGGATAAGCTGGATACGCTGGTTGCGATGTTTTCGGTGGGCGAGGCGCCAACAGGCTCCAAAGATCCGTTTGCTTTAAGGCGAGCTGCTCTCGGGGTGATCAACTTGATTCTCGCTAACTCGCTTAGATTGAGTCTCAAAAACACTCTAAAGATGCCAACTTCCCGAATGGCAGCAGTACCAATCCATTCAACAATGGAATTTACTCGCGATGCTCTCGTTGGAGCACTCCACTTAACCGATAGTGATCCAGAGTCTGTTGCAGAGGTTGTGCGGGCAAAGTTGGTTAATGAGGATAGGAATAGCGTATTCTTTAACCAGATCGTAAAGTTCATTCAGAGAGCATTCGAAGGTTCAAACAAACTCCTCGCCTTCTTCGCCGATCGCCTCAAGGTTCAGCAACGCGAAGCCGGCGTGCGCCACGATCTGATCGATGCCGTGTTCGCGCTCGGCGGCGAGGACGATCTGGTCCGCCTGCTCGCCCGCGTCCATGCGCTGCAGGCGTTCATCGGCACCGAGGACGGCGCGAACCTGCTGGCCGGGTACAAGCGCGCGGCGAACATCCTCAAGAAGGAAGGCTTCTCCGCCGCCGACATCATCCCGCCCGATGGCGAGGAAGACCCGCTGGTGATGGTGGACGATCCCGCGTTCGAAGGCATCGCCGACCAGATGGCGCATTCGCCCACCATGCTGGCCTACACGCCCGAGCCGGCCGAACAGGCGCTGATCGAGGCGCTGGCCGTTGCTAGCCCACGCGCCGAAGCCGCTGTCGCGGCGGAGGATTTCACGGGCGCGATGGCGGCTCTTGCCACGCTGCGCGCGCCGATCGATTCCTTCTTCGAGACCGTTACCGTCAACGATGCGGATGCGAACAAGCGCGCGAATCGCTTGGGTTTGCTTGACCGTTTCCGTGCTGCGGTGCACAAGGTCGCCGATTTCGGGCGCATTGAAGGATAA
- the ppdK gene encoding pyruvate, phosphate dikinase yields the protein MSAYVFHFGGGARSDDPRSRDKTITGGKGANLAEMAGIGLPVPPGFTISTEVCAFYNEAGKTFDEDIKAGVAAGVAHIEAATGRVFGDPANPLLVSVRSGARVSMPGMMDTVLNLGLNDATVEGLAAGSGDARFAWDSYRRFIQMYSDVVMGLDHHRFEDALEIAKEDNGFYADVEMGAEHWQGLVKEYKAIVEEELGRPFPQDVHEQLWGAVGAVFDSWESDRAKVYRRLNDIPQGWGTAVNVQAMVFGNMGDTSATGVAFTRDPATGEKAYYGEWLVNAQGEDVVAGIRTPQYLTRRAREAAGAKPLSMEEAMPQAYGELAAVFELLEKHYKDMQDIEFTVEKNKLWMLQTRSGKRTAKAALKMAVDMVGEGLIDEATAIRRIDPMALDQLLHPTLDPKAPRDVLTRGLPASPGAASGAVVFDADTAQTLAERGDAVILVRVETSPEDIHGMHAAKGILTARGGMTSHAAVVARGMGRPCVSGASALSIDMATRTAKIGNRDIREGDVITLDGSNGDVMAGKVPTVEPELVGDFGTLMAWADKHRRMKVRTNAETPLDCQVARQFGAEGIGLCRTEHMFFDAGRISAVRQMILAEDEAGRRAALAKLLPEQRADFTSIFEVMAGLPVTIRLLDPPLHEFLPHGDAEFAELAEVTGLGVDHLKRRAGELHEFNPMLGHRGCRLGITFPEIYEMQARAIFEAACDVAAKSGEAVVPEVMIPLVATRKELEILKALVDRVATEVFAEKGRTLDYLVGTMIELPRAALMAGEIAQEAKFFSFGTNDLTQTTLGVSRDDAARFLNPYVDQGIYPRDPFVSLDIEGVGQLVELAAERGRKTRPDIKLGICGEHGGDPGSIAFCEKTGLDYVSASPYRVPIARLAAAQAARG from the coding sequence ATGAGCGCATACGTATTCCACTTCGGCGGTGGTGCCCGCAGCGACGATCCCCGTTCGCGCGACAAGACGATCACCGGCGGCAAGGGCGCCAATCTGGCGGAGATGGCGGGCATCGGCCTGCCGGTGCCGCCTGGCTTCACCATCAGCACCGAAGTCTGCGCGTTCTACAACGAAGCCGGCAAGACCTTTGACGAGGATATCAAGGCCGGCGTGGCCGCCGGCGTCGCGCATATCGAGGCGGCGACGGGCCGCGTGTTCGGCGATCCTGCCAACCCGCTGCTCGTCTCGGTCCGTTCGGGCGCGCGCGTTTCGATGCCGGGCATGATGGACACCGTGCTCAACCTGGGCCTCAACGATGCCACGGTCGAAGGGCTGGCGGCGGGATCGGGCGACGCCCGTTTCGCCTGGGACAGCTACCGCCGGTTCATCCAGATGTATTCCGACGTGGTGATGGGCCTCGACCATCACCGGTTCGAGGATGCGCTGGAAATCGCCAAGGAAGACAACGGCTTCTACGCCGATGTCGAGATGGGCGCCGAACACTGGCAAGGCCTGGTCAAGGAATACAAGGCGATCGTCGAGGAAGAACTCGGCCGCCCGTTCCCGCAGGACGTGCACGAACAGCTGTGGGGCGCGGTGGGCGCGGTGTTCGATTCCTGGGAATCGGATCGCGCCAAGGTCTATCGCCGCCTGAACGACATCCCTCAAGGCTGGGGCACCGCCGTCAACGTACAGGCGATGGTCTTCGGCAACATGGGCGATACCTCGGCCACGGGCGTGGCCTTCACCCGCGATCCGGCGACCGGCGAGAAGGCCTATTACGGCGAATGGCTGGTCAACGCGCAGGGCGAGGACGTCGTCGCCGGCATCCGCACGCCGCAGTACCTGACCCGGCGCGCGCGCGAGGCGGCGGGGGCCAAGCCGCTGTCGATGGAAGAGGCGATGCCGCAGGCCTACGGCGAACTCGCCGCTGTCTTTGAACTGCTCGAAAAGCACTACAAGGACATGCAGGACATCGAGTTCACCGTCGAAAAGAACAAGCTGTGGATGCTCCAGACCCGTTCGGGCAAGCGCACCGCCAAGGCTGCGCTGAAGATGGCGGTCGACATGGTGGGCGAAGGGCTGATCGACGAGGCCACCGCCATCCGCCGCATCGATCCCATGGCGCTGGACCAGTTGCTGCACCCCACGCTCGATCCCAAGGCGCCGCGCGACGTGCTGACGCGCGGGTTGCCGGCCAGCCCCGGCGCGGCTTCGGGCGCGGTGGTGTTCGACGCCGATACCGCGCAGACGCTGGCCGAACGCGGCGATGCGGTGATCCTCGTGCGCGTGGAAACCAGCCCCGAGGACATTCACGGGATGCACGCGGCCAAGGGCATCCTCACCGCGCGCGGCGGCATGACCAGCCACGCCGCCGTGGTGGCGCGCGGCATGGGCCGCCCCTGCGTTTCGGGCGCGTCCGCCCTGTCGATCGACATGGCCACGCGCACCGCGAAGATCGGCAACCGCGACATTCGCGAGGGCGATGTCATCACGCTCGACGGATCGAACGGCGATGTCATGGCGGGCAAGGTGCCCACCGTTGAGCCCGAGCTCGTCGGCGATTTCGGCACGCTGATGGCCTGGGCGGACAAGCACCGCCGCATGAAGGTGCGCACCAACGCCGAAACGCCGCTCGATTGCCAGGTCGCGCGCCAGTTCGGCGCGGAAGGCATCGGCCTGTGCCGCACCGAGCACATGTTCTTCGACGCCGGCCGCATCTCGGCCGTGCGCCAGATGATCCTGGCCGAGGACGAAGCCGGCCGCCGCGCCGCGCTGGCCAAGCTGCTGCCGGAACAGCGCGCTGATTTCACCTCGATCTTCGAGGTGATGGCCGGCCTGCCGGTCACGATCCGCCTGCTCGATCCCCCGCTCCATGAATTCCTGCCCCACGGCGATGCGGAATTCGCCGAACTGGCGGAAGTCACCGGCCTGGGCGTCGATCACCTGAAGCGCCGCGCGGGCGAACTGCACGAGTTCAACCCGATGCTCGGCCACCGTGGCTGCCGCCTTGGCATCACCTTCCCCGAGATCTACGAAATGCAGGCCCGCGCCATTTTCGAGGCCGCCTGCGACGTGGCGGCGAAATCGGGCGAGGCGGTCGTGCCCGAAGTGATGATCCCGTTGGTGGCGACGAGGAAGGAACTCGAAATCCTCAAGGCGCTGGTCGATCGCGTGGCGACGGAGGTGTTCGCCGAAAAGGGCCGCACCCTCGATTACCTGGTCGGCACGATGATCGAACTGCCGCGCGCCGCGCTGATGGCGGGCGAGATCGCGCAAGAGGCCAAGTTCTTCTCGTTCGGCACCAACGACCTGACCCAGACGACGCTGGGCGTCAGCCGCGACGACGCCGCGCGCTTCCTCAACCCCTATGTCGATCAGGGCATCTATCCGCGCGATCCGTTCGTCAGCCTCGACATCGAGGGCGTGGGCCAGCTGGTCGAACTGGCGGCGGAACGCGGGCGCAAGACCCGGCCCGACATCAAGCTGGGCATCTGCGGTGAACACGGTGGCGATCCGGGCTCGATCGCGTTCTGCGAGAAGACCGGCCTCGATTACGTGTCCGCCAGCCCCTATCGCGTACCGATCGCGCGGCTGGCGGCGGCGCAGGCCGCGCGGGGATAA